A genomic window from Haliaeetus albicilla chromosome 10, bHalAlb1.1, whole genome shotgun sequence includes:
- the ARHGEF11 gene encoding rho guanine nucleotide exchange factor 11 isoform X10: MSVRPPQALDSSRPGSKRHLPRLSSLSSLGDSSSERRSPGHHRQPSDSSETTGLVQRCVIIQKDQHGFGFTVSGDRVVLVQSVRPGGAAMRAGVQEGDRIVKVNGTMVTNSSHLEVVKLIKSGAYVALTLLGSPPPSVGLSSSQQDVSTVGAPRITPACPPPPPPSPLPLPQRITDPKPLQDPEVQKHATQILRNMLRQEEAELQRFYEAYSRNPATAVEEQIEGARRRVSQLQLKILQETGGFMDSGRLCGDSGLAGLRVMEGRLSLDSQDGDSGLESGTERFPSVNEISLNRNSVLSDHGLDSPRTSPVITARLFQHHRRQGSDTPFTPSAEQGLDRTGQPLIIGPEEDYDPGYFNNECDSLFQDLGKLKSRPAHLGVFLRYIFSQADPSPLLFYLCTDVCQQTTAKDSRGLGKDIWNIFLDRNAPLRVKVSEQLLAEIETRLRNGDDVRAALFEAQEMVMPEIQEQIQDYRTKRTMGLGSLYGENDLLDLDGDPQKERQVAEKQLAQLGDILSKYEEDRSSPMAFALSTYMNHTGIRSREPRVAGTSEKAQSLPDRDKWLPFFPKTKKSSSTKKDKDAMEDKKRNPILKYIGKPKISSQSIKPGNVRNIIQHFENNQHYESQESGTQRLSTGSFPEDLLESDGSRAEVKLGRSESLKGREEMKKSRKAENVPRSRSDVDMDAAAEATRLHQSASSSASSLSTRSLENPTPPYTPKMGRRSIESPNLGFGVDTFLPHLLEDEQGQLSDLEPELDSQNWQHMVSRELVANLPQKEIDRQEVINELFATEGSHLRILRVLDLLFYQRMKKESLLSREELALLFPNLPDLIEIHNSLSESMKKLREEGPIIKEIGDLMLSRFDGLAKEEIQQVAADFCSYQSIALELIKTKQRKETRFQIFMQEAESNPQCRRLQLKDLIISEMQRLTKYPLLLENIIKHTEAGTSEHDKLCRARDQCRDILKYVNEAVKQAENRHRLEGYQKRLDATSLERTSNPLAAEFKSLDLTSRRMIHEGPLTWRISKDKTVDLHVLLLEDLLVLLQKQDEKLVLKCHSKTALGSSDNKQTFSPVLKLNSVLIRSVATDKRALFIICTSELGPQIYELVALTSSEKNTWMELLEEAVQSATRNATFPPKRRTPEPTRAASSGLMLQDPDVSPILSRGTSSGAEAEDCSSADDNPTVLLGREKPPVLLEESVSSDVEEGEEELPAAPLPTGTDLEVADTLPTKLPGPPMRLPLPGPVSMEGLAEAALEDVENLRLLILRRLLPCRDAEPEDDLTPTPSVIGGAGQAWDSVLSSQDSASQEVLAEPPNTAEDTKLQSSREEMDETAPAAEAPSSYKVVRKAQVEGAKEATPLPGSSQSETELQEGGGTNVDGNYFYVSMPAEPPQPLDPDPMPPPSPPQGSPQEAPTHPSPTEGSLDPPAPLRDVDLIFRTIEQLTLKLNRLKAVETAHRELLQSLGHSSSTDATPLGGSAPEMDGWSQQPPNPDGDSPLSRALRSLQGPTTNAPGSRAPLAEDPAHDVGL; this comes from the exons CAGCCGACCGGGCAGCAAGAGGCACCTGCCCAG gtTAAGCAGCCTGTCTTCCCTGGGTGATTCGTCTTCAGAGCGGAGGTCTCCCGGGCACCACCGCCAGCCCTCAGACTCCTCCGAAACTACAG gTCTGGTCCAGCGCTGCGTCATCATCCAGAAGGACCAGCATGGCTTTGGCTTCACTGTCAGTGGGGACCGTGTCGTGCTGGTGCAGTCGGTGCGACCAG GGGGGGCAGCTATGAGAgctggggtgcaggagggaGATCGGATAGTCAAG gTGAACGGCACAATGGTGACCAACAGCTCTCACCTTGAAGTGGTGAAGTTAATCAAGT CTGGTGCCTACGTCGCTCTGACCCTGCTGggctctccccctccctcagTTGGGCTCTCCAGTTCTCAGCAAGACGTGAGCACGGTGGGGGCTCCCCGCATCacccctgcctgtcccccaccaccacccccatcGCCGCTCCCTCTGCCGCAGCGCATCACCGACCCCAAACCCCTGCAG GACCCTGAAGTCCAGAAGCATGCAACACAGATTCTCCGGAACATGCTGCGACAGGAGGAGGCAGAGTTACAG CGTTTCTACGAGGCGTACAGCCGAAACCCTGCCACGGCAGTGGAGGAGCAGATCGAGGGAGCGCGCCGGCGGGTCAGCCAGCTGCAGCTCAAAATCCTCCAGGAGACTGGGGGCTTCATG GATTCAGGGAGGCTGTGCGGTGACTCTGGCTTGGCCGGTCTCAGGGTGATGGAAG gacGCCTCTCCCTGGACTCACAGGATGGTGACAGCGGGTTGGAGTCCGGGACAGAGCGGTTCCCCTCTGTGAATGAG ATCTCCCTGAACCGCAACTCTGTCCTCTCTGACCACGGCCTGGACAGCCCACGAACCTCCCCGGTCATCACTGCCCGCCTCTTCCAGCACCACCGTCGGCAGGGCTCCGACACTCCCTTCACCCCTTCTGCTGAGCAG GGGTTGGACCGGACAGGACAACCGCTCATCATCGGGCCGGAGGAGGATTATGACCCAGGATATTTCAATAACGAG TGTGACTCCCTCTTCCAGGACCTGGGCAAGCTGAAATCCCGGCCAGCGCATCTGGGGGTCTTCTTGCGCTACATCTTCTCCCAGGCAGATCCCAGCCCCCTG CTTTTCTACTTATGCACAGACGTTTGCCAGCAGACGACCGCCAAGGATTCCCGGGGCTTGGGGAAGGACATCTGGAACATCTTCTTGGACAGGAACGCG ccgcTCCGAGTGAAAGTGTCTGAGCAGCTCCTGGCTGAGATCG AGACTCGCCTGCGGAATGGGGATGATGTCCGAGCTGCCCTCTTTGAAGCTCAGGAGATGGTAATGCCCGAGATACAGGAGCAGATCCAGGACTACAG AACAAAGCGTACCATGGGCCTGGGGAGTCTGTATGGGGAGAACGACCTCTTGGATCTGGATGGGGACCCCCAGAAGGAGCGGCAAGTGGCCGAGAAGCAGCTGGCCCAGCTGGGTGACATACT GTCAAAATATGAAGAGGACAGGAG CTCCCCCATGGCCTTTGCCCTCAGCACGTATATGAACCACACAGGCATCCGCAGCCGGGAGCCCCGGGTGGCCGGCACCAGTGAGAAGGCCCAGTCACTCCCGGACAGGGACAAGTGGTTGCCCTTCTTCCCCAAGACCAAGAAG agcagcagcacaaagaagGACAAGGATGCCATGGAAGACAAGAAACGCAACCCTATCCTCAAGTATATTGGGAAGCCCAAAATCTCCTCTCAGAGCA TCAAACCCGGCAATGTGAGGAACATCATTCAGCACTTTGAAAACAACCAGCATTACGAGAGCCAGGAGTCCGGCACCCAGCGTCTCTCCACTGGCAGCTTCCCTGAGGACCTGCTGGAGTCAGATGG TTCCCGTGCTGAGGTCAAACTGGGCCGCTCAGAGAGCTTGAAAGGCCGAGAGGAGATGAAGAAATCCCGGAAAGCAGAAAACGTGCCTCGATCCCGTAGTGATGTGGACATGGATGCTGCAGCCGAGGCCACAAGACTTCACCAGTCGGCATCATCTTCCGCTTCCAGCTTGTCCACAAG GTCGCTGGAAAATCCCACCCCCCCATACACGCCGAAGATGGGACGCAG GAGCATCGAGTCGCCCAACCTGGGTTTTGGCGTGGACACCTTCCTGCCTCATCTCCTGGAGGACGAGCAGGGCCAGCTCTCTGACCTGGAGCCTGAGCTGGACTCCCAGAACTGGCAGCACATGGTCAGCCGGGAGCTGGTGGCCAATCTGCCGCAGAAGGAGATTGACCGACAGGAGGTGATCAATG AGCTCTTTGCCACCGAAGGGTCTCACCTCCGCATCCTCCGAGTCCTCGACCTCCTCTTTTACCAGCGGATGAAGAAGGAGAGCCTGCTGTCCCGGGAAGAGCTGGCGCTCCTCTTCCCCAACCTCCCTGACCTGATAGAAATCCACA ATTCTCTCTCCGAATCCATGAAGAAGCTCCGGGAAGAAGGACCAATCATCAAAGAAATTGGGGATCTCATGCTGTCTCGG TTCGATGGCCTGGCCAAAGAGGAAATCCAGCAGGTCGCTGCTGACTTCTGCTCTTACCAATCCATCGCCTTAGAGCTGATCAAAACCAAGCAGCGCAAGGAGACCCGTTTCCAGATCTTCATGCAG GAAGCAGAAAGCAATCCGCAGTGTCGGCGCCTGCAGCTGAAGGACTTGATCATCTCTGAAATGCAGCGCTTGACCAAGTACCCGCTGCTGTTGGAGAACATCATCAAGCACACCGAgg CGGGTACCTCAGAGCATGACAAGCTGTGCCGAGCCCGGGACCAGTGCCGGGACATCCTCAAGTATGTGAACGAGGCGGTGAAGCAAGCGGAGAACCGGCACCGGCTGGAAGGCTACCAGAAACGCCTGGATGCCACCTCACTGGAGAGGACCAGCAACCCACTGGCAGCCGAGTTCAAG AGCCTGGACCTCACCTCCCGGCGCATGATCCACGAAGGACCGCTCACCTGGCGCATCAGCAAGGACAAGACTGTGG acCTGCACGTGCTGCTCCTCGAGGACCTCttggtgctgctgcagaagcaggatGAGAAACTGGTGCTCAAGTGCCACAGCAAGACGGCACTGGGCTCTTCGGACAACAAGCAGACCTTCAGTCCCGTCCTCAAGCTCAACTCAGTGCTCATCCGCTCTGTTGCCACAG ATAAACGAGccctcttcatcatctgcacGTCAGAGCTGGGACCCCAGATCTATGAACTGGTGGCACTGACGTCCTCCGAGAAAAACAC GTggatggagctgctggaggaggcggTGCAGAGTGCCACAAGGAATGCCACCTTCCCCCCCAAGCGCCGGACGCCAGAACCCACCCGCGCAGCATCCTCCGG CCTGATGTTACAGGACCCCGATGTCTCCCCAATCCTGTCCCGAGGCACCAGCTCTGGAGCAGAGGCAGAGGATTGCTCCTCAG CGGACGACAATCCCACCGTGCTCCTGGGCAGGGAGAAGCCCCCGGTGCTGCTGGAGGAGTCGGTGAGCAGCGAcgtggaggaaggggaggaagagctGCCCGCAGCCCCCTTGCCCACAGGGACTGACCTGGAGGTGGCTGACACCCTCCCAACCAAGCTGCCAGGGCCCCCCATGCGCCTACCACTCCCAGGGCCCGTCAGCATGGAGGGTCTAGCCGAGGCAGCGCTGGAGGATG TGGAGAACCTGCGGCTCCTGATCCTACGGAGGCTTCTGCCCTGCCGGGACGCGGAACCTGAGGACGACCTGACACCCACGCCATCGGTCATCGGGGGTGCCGGCCAGGCCTGGGACTCAGTCCTCTCCAGCCAGGATTCAGCTTCCCAGGAGGTGCTGGCAGAGCCTCCAAACACTGCCGAAGACACAAAGCTCCAGTCGAGCCGGGAGGAGATGGACGAgacagctccagctgctgaggCGCCAAGCAGCTACAAAGTCGTCCGAAAAG CCCAGGTGGAGGGTGCTAAGGAGGCCACGCCCTTGCCAGGCAGCAGCCAATCAGAAACTGAGCTGCAGGAAGGAGGCGGAACTAATGTAGATG GCAACTATTTCTACGTCAGCATGCCTGCAGAACCGCCCCAGCCCCTGGACCCAGACCCCATGCCGCCGCCCAGTCCCCCGCAGGGCTCCCCGCAGGAGGCACCCAcccatcccagccccactgaGGGGTCCCTGGatcccccagctcccctccgTGACGTGGACCTCATCTTCCGCACCATCGAGCAGCTGACGCTGAAGCTCAACAGGCTGAAA GCTGTCGAAACAGCCCACCGGGAGCTGCTGCAGTCCCTGGGACACAGCTCCTCGACCGACGCCACCCCCctggggggctcagccccagagATGGATGGGTGGTCCCAGCAACCCCCCAACCCCGACGGTGACAGCCCCTTGTCTCGTGCCCTCCGGAGCCTTCAGGGCCCCACCACCAACGCCCCAG GCTCTAGAGCCCCCCTCGCCGAGGACCCTGCTCACGATGTCGGACTTTAG
- the ARHGEF11 gene encoding rho guanine nucleotide exchange factor 11 isoform X6, translated as MSVRPPQALDSSRPGSKRHLPRLSSLSSLGDSSSERRSPGHHRQPSDSSETTGLVQRCVIIQKDQHGFGFTVSGDRVVLVQSVRPGGAAMRAGVQEGDRIVKVNGTMVTNSSHLEVVKLIKSGAYVALTLLGSPPPSVGLSSSQQDVSTVGAPRITPACPPPPPPSPLPLPQRITDPKPLQDPEVQKHATQILRNMLRQEEAELQRFYEAYSRNPATAVEEQIEGARRRVSQLQLKILQETGGFMDSGRLCGDSGLAGLRVMEGRLSLDSQDGDSGLESGTERFPSVNEISLNRNSVLSDHGLDSPRTSPVITARLFQHHRRQGSDTPFTPSAEQGLDRTGQPLIIGPEEDYDPGYFNNECDSLFQDLGKLKSRPAHLGVFLRYIFSQADPSPLLFYLCTDVCQQTTAKDSRGLGKDIWNIFLDRNAPLRVKVSEQLLAEIETRLRNGDDVRAALFEAQEMVMPEIQEQIQDYRTKRTMGLGSLYGENDLLDLDGDPQKERQVAEKQLAQLGDILSKYEEDRSSPMAFALSTYMNHTGIRSREPRVAGTSEKAQSLPDRDKWLPFFPKTKKSSSWVSQQSSSTKKDKDAMEDKKRNPILKYIGKPKISSQSTVKPGNVRNIIQHFENNQHYESQESGTQRLSTGSFPEDLLESDGSRAEVKLGRSESLKGREEMKKSRKAENVPRSRSDVDMDAAAEATRLHQSASSSASSLSTRSLENPTPPYTPKMGRRSIESPNLGFGVDTFLPHLLEDEQGQLSDLEPELDSQNWQHMVSRELVANLPQKEIDRQEVINELFATEGSHLRILRVLDLLFYQRMKKESLLSREELALLFPNLPDLIEIHNSLSESMKKLREEGPIIKEIGDLMLSRFDGLAKEEIQQVAADFCSYQSIALELIKTKQRKETRFQIFMQEAESNPQCRRLQLKDLIISEMQRLTKYPLLLENIIKHTEAGTSEHDKLCRARDQCRDILKYVNEAVKQAENRHRLEGYQKRLDATSLERTSNPLAAEFKSLDLTSRRMIHEGPLTWRISKDKTVDLHVLLLEDLLVLLQKQDEKLVLKCHSKTALGSSDNKQTFSPVLKLNSVLIRSVATDKRALFIICTSELGPQIYELVALTSSEKNTWMELLEEAVQSATRNATFPPKRRTPEPTRAASSGLMLQDPDVSPILSRGTSSGAEAEDCSSADDNPTVLLGREKPPVLLEESVSSDVEEGEEELPAAPLPTGTDLEVADTLPTKLPGPPMRLPLPGPVSMEGLAEAALEDVENLRLLILRRLLPCRDAEPEDDLTPTPSVIGGAGQAWDSVLSSQDSASQEVLAEPPNTAEDTKLQSSREEMDETAPAAEAPSSYKVVRKAQVEGAKEATPLPGSSQSETELQEGGGTNVDGNYFYVSMPAEPPQPLDPDPMPPPSPPQGSPQEAPTHPSPTEGSLDPPAPLRDVDLIFRTIEQLTLKLNRLKAVETAHRELLQSLGHSSSTDATPLGGSAPEMDGWSQQPPNPDGDSPLSRALRSLQGPTTNAPGSRAPLAEDPAHDVGL; from the exons CAGCCGACCGGGCAGCAAGAGGCACCTGCCCAG gtTAAGCAGCCTGTCTTCCCTGGGTGATTCGTCTTCAGAGCGGAGGTCTCCCGGGCACCACCGCCAGCCCTCAGACTCCTCCGAAACTACAG gTCTGGTCCAGCGCTGCGTCATCATCCAGAAGGACCAGCATGGCTTTGGCTTCACTGTCAGTGGGGACCGTGTCGTGCTGGTGCAGTCGGTGCGACCAG GGGGGGCAGCTATGAGAgctggggtgcaggagggaGATCGGATAGTCAAG gTGAACGGCACAATGGTGACCAACAGCTCTCACCTTGAAGTGGTGAAGTTAATCAAGT CTGGTGCCTACGTCGCTCTGACCCTGCTGggctctccccctccctcagTTGGGCTCTCCAGTTCTCAGCAAGACGTGAGCACGGTGGGGGCTCCCCGCATCacccctgcctgtcccccaccaccacccccatcGCCGCTCCCTCTGCCGCAGCGCATCACCGACCCCAAACCCCTGCAG GACCCTGAAGTCCAGAAGCATGCAACACAGATTCTCCGGAACATGCTGCGACAGGAGGAGGCAGAGTTACAG CGTTTCTACGAGGCGTACAGCCGAAACCCTGCCACGGCAGTGGAGGAGCAGATCGAGGGAGCGCGCCGGCGGGTCAGCCAGCTGCAGCTCAAAATCCTCCAGGAGACTGGGGGCTTCATG GATTCAGGGAGGCTGTGCGGTGACTCTGGCTTGGCCGGTCTCAGGGTGATGGAAG gacGCCTCTCCCTGGACTCACAGGATGGTGACAGCGGGTTGGAGTCCGGGACAGAGCGGTTCCCCTCTGTGAATGAG ATCTCCCTGAACCGCAACTCTGTCCTCTCTGACCACGGCCTGGACAGCCCACGAACCTCCCCGGTCATCACTGCCCGCCTCTTCCAGCACCACCGTCGGCAGGGCTCCGACACTCCCTTCACCCCTTCTGCTGAGCAG GGGTTGGACCGGACAGGACAACCGCTCATCATCGGGCCGGAGGAGGATTATGACCCAGGATATTTCAATAACGAG TGTGACTCCCTCTTCCAGGACCTGGGCAAGCTGAAATCCCGGCCAGCGCATCTGGGGGTCTTCTTGCGCTACATCTTCTCCCAGGCAGATCCCAGCCCCCTG CTTTTCTACTTATGCACAGACGTTTGCCAGCAGACGACCGCCAAGGATTCCCGGGGCTTGGGGAAGGACATCTGGAACATCTTCTTGGACAGGAACGCG ccgcTCCGAGTGAAAGTGTCTGAGCAGCTCCTGGCTGAGATCG AGACTCGCCTGCGGAATGGGGATGATGTCCGAGCTGCCCTCTTTGAAGCTCAGGAGATGGTAATGCCCGAGATACAGGAGCAGATCCAGGACTACAG AACAAAGCGTACCATGGGCCTGGGGAGTCTGTATGGGGAGAACGACCTCTTGGATCTGGATGGGGACCCCCAGAAGGAGCGGCAAGTGGCCGAGAAGCAGCTGGCCCAGCTGGGTGACATACT GTCAAAATATGAAGAGGACAGGAG CTCCCCCATGGCCTTTGCCCTCAGCACGTATATGAACCACACAGGCATCCGCAGCCGGGAGCCCCGGGTGGCCGGCACCAGTGAGAAGGCCCAGTCACTCCCGGACAGGGACAAGTGGTTGCCCTTCTTCCCCAAGACCAAGAAG AGCTCCTCTTGGGTGTCCcaacagagcagcagcacaaagaagGACAAGGATGCCATGGAAGACAAGAAACGCAACCCTATCCTCAAGTATATTGGGAAGCCCAAAATCTCCTCTCAGAGCA CAGTCAAACCCGGCAATGTGAGGAACATCATTCAGCACTTTGAAAACAACCAGCATTACGAGAGCCAGGAGTCCGGCACCCAGCGTCTCTCCACTGGCAGCTTCCCTGAGGACCTGCTGGAGTCAGATGG TTCCCGTGCTGAGGTCAAACTGGGCCGCTCAGAGAGCTTGAAAGGCCGAGAGGAGATGAAGAAATCCCGGAAAGCAGAAAACGTGCCTCGATCCCGTAGTGATGTGGACATGGATGCTGCAGCCGAGGCCACAAGACTTCACCAGTCGGCATCATCTTCCGCTTCCAGCTTGTCCACAAG GTCGCTGGAAAATCCCACCCCCCCATACACGCCGAAGATGGGACGCAG GAGCATCGAGTCGCCCAACCTGGGTTTTGGCGTGGACACCTTCCTGCCTCATCTCCTGGAGGACGAGCAGGGCCAGCTCTCTGACCTGGAGCCTGAGCTGGACTCCCAGAACTGGCAGCACATGGTCAGCCGGGAGCTGGTGGCCAATCTGCCGCAGAAGGAGATTGACCGACAGGAGGTGATCAATG AGCTCTTTGCCACCGAAGGGTCTCACCTCCGCATCCTCCGAGTCCTCGACCTCCTCTTTTACCAGCGGATGAAGAAGGAGAGCCTGCTGTCCCGGGAAGAGCTGGCGCTCCTCTTCCCCAACCTCCCTGACCTGATAGAAATCCACA ATTCTCTCTCCGAATCCATGAAGAAGCTCCGGGAAGAAGGACCAATCATCAAAGAAATTGGGGATCTCATGCTGTCTCGG TTCGATGGCCTGGCCAAAGAGGAAATCCAGCAGGTCGCTGCTGACTTCTGCTCTTACCAATCCATCGCCTTAGAGCTGATCAAAACCAAGCAGCGCAAGGAGACCCGTTTCCAGATCTTCATGCAG GAAGCAGAAAGCAATCCGCAGTGTCGGCGCCTGCAGCTGAAGGACTTGATCATCTCTGAAATGCAGCGCTTGACCAAGTACCCGCTGCTGTTGGAGAACATCATCAAGCACACCGAgg CGGGTACCTCAGAGCATGACAAGCTGTGCCGAGCCCGGGACCAGTGCCGGGACATCCTCAAGTATGTGAACGAGGCGGTGAAGCAAGCGGAGAACCGGCACCGGCTGGAAGGCTACCAGAAACGCCTGGATGCCACCTCACTGGAGAGGACCAGCAACCCACTGGCAGCCGAGTTCAAG AGCCTGGACCTCACCTCCCGGCGCATGATCCACGAAGGACCGCTCACCTGGCGCATCAGCAAGGACAAGACTGTGG acCTGCACGTGCTGCTCCTCGAGGACCTCttggtgctgctgcagaagcaggatGAGAAACTGGTGCTCAAGTGCCACAGCAAGACGGCACTGGGCTCTTCGGACAACAAGCAGACCTTCAGTCCCGTCCTCAAGCTCAACTCAGTGCTCATCCGCTCTGTTGCCACAG ATAAACGAGccctcttcatcatctgcacGTCAGAGCTGGGACCCCAGATCTATGAACTGGTGGCACTGACGTCCTCCGAGAAAAACAC GTggatggagctgctggaggaggcggTGCAGAGTGCCACAAGGAATGCCACCTTCCCCCCCAAGCGCCGGACGCCAGAACCCACCCGCGCAGCATCCTCCGG CCTGATGTTACAGGACCCCGATGTCTCCCCAATCCTGTCCCGAGGCACCAGCTCTGGAGCAGAGGCAGAGGATTGCTCCTCAG CGGACGACAATCCCACCGTGCTCCTGGGCAGGGAGAAGCCCCCGGTGCTGCTGGAGGAGTCGGTGAGCAGCGAcgtggaggaaggggaggaagagctGCCCGCAGCCCCCTTGCCCACAGGGACTGACCTGGAGGTGGCTGACACCCTCCCAACCAAGCTGCCAGGGCCCCCCATGCGCCTACCACTCCCAGGGCCCGTCAGCATGGAGGGTCTAGCCGAGGCAGCGCTGGAGGATG TGGAGAACCTGCGGCTCCTGATCCTACGGAGGCTTCTGCCCTGCCGGGACGCGGAACCTGAGGACGACCTGACACCCACGCCATCGGTCATCGGGGGTGCCGGCCAGGCCTGGGACTCAGTCCTCTCCAGCCAGGATTCAGCTTCCCAGGAGGTGCTGGCAGAGCCTCCAAACACTGCCGAAGACACAAAGCTCCAGTCGAGCCGGGAGGAGATGGACGAgacagctccagctgctgaggCGCCAAGCAGCTACAAAGTCGTCCGAAAAG CCCAGGTGGAGGGTGCTAAGGAGGCCACGCCCTTGCCAGGCAGCAGCCAATCAGAAACTGAGCTGCAGGAAGGAGGCGGAACTAATGTAGATG GCAACTATTTCTACGTCAGCATGCCTGCAGAACCGCCCCAGCCCCTGGACCCAGACCCCATGCCGCCGCCCAGTCCCCCGCAGGGCTCCCCGCAGGAGGCACCCAcccatcccagccccactgaGGGGTCCCTGGatcccccagctcccctccgTGACGTGGACCTCATCTTCCGCACCATCGAGCAGCTGACGCTGAAGCTCAACAGGCTGAAA GCTGTCGAAACAGCCCACCGGGAGCTGCTGCAGTCCCTGGGACACAGCTCCTCGACCGACGCCACCCCCctggggggctcagccccagagATGGATGGGTGGTCCCAGCAACCCCCCAACCCCGACGGTGACAGCCCCTTGTCTCGTGCCCTCCGGAGCCTTCAGGGCCCCACCACCAACGCCCCAG GCTCTAGAGCCCCCCTCGCCGAGGACCCTGCTCACGATGTCGGACTTTAG